The Actinomadura sp. WMMB 499 genome includes a window with the following:
- a CDS encoding tyrosine-type recombinase/integrase, with product MRGEVPGAARLRLVDGVPLLRPEEQVFTAMLDGWRNQQLARNLSFGTIESRQRAVRAFAHSADALPWVWTPQLVDEWMGDLRSVRDLKRSTLRNYQDALRSFCHYLTDPAYGWAAECEDRFGTHPIQVVHEWNSAVHVQEAEAEPTKRAFTLEEIQAFLDYADDQVTAVRGRGRKGWLPAFRDATLFKVAYGYGLRRRETRMLDPVDFGRNPQAPEFGDHGVCCIRYGKAKPGSPPKRRSVLTVWGWIVEAADQWETEVRPRFSTATAGTYWPSERGPRVGYSQINTRFAIYRDALGLDPALDFHSFRRSYVTHLIEAGWDARFVQEQVGHEHASTTSIYTCVSSDFRTRTLRRALDATLDAALRPDRAGSSR from the coding sequence ATGCGCGGTGAGGTGCCGGGGGCGGCGCGGCTTCGGCTGGTCGATGGGGTGCCGTTGTTGCGGCCCGAGGAGCAGGTGTTCACCGCGATGCTGGACGGCTGGCGGAACCAGCAGCTCGCGCGGAACCTGTCGTTCGGGACGATCGAGAGCCGACAGCGAGCAGTGAGGGCGTTCGCGCACAGCGCGGACGCGTTGCCCTGGGTCTGGACGCCGCAGCTGGTGGACGAGTGGATGGGGGATCTTCGGTCGGTCCGGGATCTGAAGCGGTCGACGCTGCGGAACTACCAGGACGCCCTGCGGTCGTTCTGCCACTACCTCACCGACCCGGCCTACGGATGGGCAGCCGAGTGCGAGGATCGGTTCGGCACCCACCCGATCCAGGTCGTCCACGAGTGGAACAGCGCGGTGCACGTCCAGGAGGCTGAGGCCGAACCGACCAAGCGGGCTTTTACGCTGGAGGAGATCCAGGCGTTCCTGGACTACGCCGACGACCAGGTCACCGCCGTTCGCGGCCGGGGACGCAAGGGCTGGCTGCCGGCCTTTCGGGACGCGACCTTGTTCAAGGTCGCCTACGGCTACGGGCTGCGCCGCCGGGAGACGCGGATGCTCGATCCGGTCGACTTCGGCCGCAATCCGCAGGCGCCGGAGTTCGGTGACCATGGCGTCTGCTGCATCCGCTACGGCAAGGCCAAACCTGGATCGCCGCCCAAGCGCCGCAGCGTGCTGACGGTCTGGGGTTGGATCGTTGAGGCGGCTGACCAGTGGGAGACCGAGGTCCGGCCCCGGTTCTCCACCGCGACCGCCGGAACCTACTGGCCCTCCGAACGTGGCCCGCGAGTCGGCTACTCCCAGATCAACACCCGCTTCGCCATCTACCGCGATGCGCTCGGCCTGGACCCGGCTCTGGACTTCCACTCTTTCCGCCGCTCCTACGTGACCCATCTGATCGAGGCGGGCTGGGACGCCCGGTTCGTTCAAGAGCAGGTCGGCCACGAGCACGCCTCCACCACCTCGATCTACACCTGCGTGTCCTCCGACTTCCGCACCCGCACCCTGCGGCGAGCCCTGGACGCCACTCTGGACGCGGCCCTGCGCCCCGACCGGGCCGGGAGCAGCCGATGA
- a CDS encoding helix-turn-helix transcriptional regulator — translation MKRQVGYQWRLREVMAESGMFDTTDLIPLLADRGIKLSSVQVWRLVTQTPERLSLPVLAALCDIFSCGPERLIATKAENTTARKTAGHGPEVVDLAEVVRPKRARIRPDQ, via the coding sequence ATGAAACGGCAGGTCGGCTACCAGTGGCGGCTGCGTGAGGTGATGGCCGAGAGCGGCATGTTCGACACCACCGACCTCATCCCGCTCCTAGCCGACCGTGGCATCAAACTCTCCTCGGTCCAGGTCTGGCGACTGGTCACCCAGACACCCGAACGGCTCTCCCTGCCGGTCCTGGCGGCGCTCTGCGACATCTTCTCCTGCGGACCGGAACGTCTCATCGCGACCAAAGCCGAGAACACCACAGCCCGCAAGACCGCTGGCCACGGACCCGAGGTCGTCGACTTGGCCGAGGTCGTCCGGCCCAAACGCGCCCGGATCCGCCCCGACCAGTGA
- a CDS encoding DUF4265 domain-containing protein produces the protein MQFIVHEHPVGRAAQNYLAHVDLERFGLAGQREQLWLRPCQGGDYVVACLPFRVYGLALNDRVRLSEDGATVVELLERSGHRVLRVLFTPRSDQDAFMARITGEVEIAGLAFEWSGKRHLAVDVPQDASPVRLFGVLQEEIDAQQAYWEWADVEAF, from the coding sequence GTGCAGTTCATCGTTCATGAGCATCCGGTTGGTCGGGCTGCGCAGAACTACCTGGCTCATGTCGACCTTGAGCGCTTCGGCCTTGCCGGTCAGAGGGAGCAACTGTGGCTTCGCCCATGCCAGGGCGGCGACTATGTGGTCGCGTGTCTTCCGTTCCGCGTCTACGGACTGGCTCTGAACGATCGGGTACGGCTGTCTGAGGACGGCGCGACGGTCGTGGAGCTGCTTGAACGCTCAGGGCACCGAGTCCTCAGGGTCCTGTTCACGCCTCGCTCTGATCAGGACGCGTTCATGGCGCGGATCACCGGCGAGGTCGAGATCGCCGGCCTGGCGTTCGAGTGGAGCGGGAAGCGTCACCTCGCTGTCGATGTCCCTCAAGACGCTTCTCCCGTTCGGTTGTTCGGCGTCCTGCAGGAGGAGATCGATGCTCAGCAGGCTTATTGGGAATGGGCCGATGTAGAGGCCTTCTAG
- a CDS encoding DUF397 domain-containing protein, protein MINSGAPSSPVWRKSSRSGGGNQCVEVARISDARAIRDSRNPEGGHVALRANAYGTLVSRIKNGEFDL, encoded by the coding sequence GTGATCAACTCTGGCGCCCCGTCGAGCCCGGTGTGGCGCAAGTCCAGCCGCAGCGGAGGCGGCAACCAGTGTGTCGAAGTCGCCCGGATCAGTGACGCCCGAGCGATCCGCGACTCCAGGAACCCCGAGGGCGGCCACGTTGCTCTCCGAGCCAACGCGTACGGCACGCTCGTCAGTCGGATAAAGAACGGCGAGTTCGACCTGTAG
- a CDS encoding DUF5753 domain-containing protein, with translation MFTGSYVGLESAAARIRINAQLVPGFLQTEEYARAVIGRTRPTLEAGEVDRRVAARAARREALFGKEEPPEVHVVLDESAIRRRIGGRDVMRGQLASLIEAGALPNVTLQVLPFAFGAHAGVEGEFVILTFHEPEDSPVVYAEGLMGDLYLESEPELDTYQLAWTYMLEGALDPRESVAMLRELHDQL, from the coding sequence GTGTTCACCGGCTCGTACGTCGGGCTGGAGAGCGCGGCGGCGAGGATCAGGATCAACGCCCAGCTCGTCCCCGGCTTCCTGCAGACCGAGGAGTACGCGCGGGCCGTCATCGGCCGCACCCGGCCCACCCTGGAAGCCGGCGAGGTCGATCGCCGCGTCGCGGCCCGCGCCGCCAGGCGGGAGGCGCTGTTCGGCAAGGAGGAGCCGCCCGAGGTGCATGTCGTCCTGGACGAGTCGGCCATCCGTCGCCGGATCGGCGGCCGTGACGTCATGCGGGGCCAGCTGGCATCGCTCATCGAGGCGGGCGCGCTTCCCAACGTCACGCTTCAGGTCCTGCCGTTCGCCTTCGGGGCGCACGCCGGCGTCGAGGGCGAGTTCGTCATCCTCACGTTCCACGAGCCCGAGGATTCGCCGGTGGTCTATGCCGAGGGGCTGATGGGAGACCTCTACCTAGAATCGGAACCGGAGCTGGACACCTACCAGCTGGCCTGGACGTACATGCTGGAAGGAGCTCTCGACCCCCGAGAGTCCGTCGCCATGCTCCGAGAACTCCACGATCAGCTCTGA
- a CDS encoding helix-turn-helix transcriptional regulator produces the protein MRELKRLREAAGLSLEVAAKRLDFSKSKLYRLENGRSRVSTDDLEDMLDLYDVWSRSARR, from the coding sequence ATGCGAGAGCTGAAACGCCTCAGGGAGGCCGCCGGACTGTCGCTGGAGGTGGCGGCGAAGCGGCTCGACTTCAGCAAGAGCAAGCTCTACCGGCTGGAGAACGGCCGCAGCCGCGTCAGCACGGACGACCTCGAGGACATGCTCGACCTGTACGACGTCTGGTCCCGCAGCGCGAGGCGCTGA
- a CDS encoding ATP-binding protein: protein MNAPPLCEPSAAPDEPERTLVRRLDGPQPEHRARSVLSEVLARLGLTDEAFEAELAVNELVTNARQHAPPPYEIRISWTEMRVTIAVVDGGIDHGAVLKLLSRATTGCPSEGESGRGLQMVAGLFGGRCGAGATRMSSGLVPAKQVWIVLPRQRSEVVVR from the coding sequence ATGAACGCACCACCGCTCTGCGAGCCGTCCGCGGCGCCGGACGAGCCCGAACGCACGCTCGTCCGGCGCCTGGATGGCCCGCAACCCGAACATCGAGCCCGCAGTGTGCTGTCCGAGGTACTCGCTCGGCTGGGCCTGACGGACGAAGCATTCGAGGCCGAGCTCGCCGTGAACGAGCTCGTCACCAACGCGCGCCAGCACGCCCCGCCGCCGTACGAGATCCGTATCTCGTGGACGGAGATGCGAGTGACGATCGCGGTCGTGGACGGCGGCATCGATCACGGGGCCGTGCTCAAGCTCCTGTCGCGGGCGACGACCGGCTGCCCGTCGGAGGGCGAGTCCGGCCGCGGACTCCAGATGGTCGCCGGGCTGTTCGGCGGCCGGTGCGGCGCTGGAGCAACGAGGATGTCCAGCGGGCTCGTCCCCGCGAAGCAGGTCTGGATCGTTCTACCGCGCCAACGCTCCGAAGTTGTCGTCAGGTGA